In Pseudocalidococcus azoricus BACA0444, a single genomic region encodes these proteins:
- a CDS encoding metallophosphoesterase family protein — protein MPRFLHLADVHLGFDKYNNPERTLDFFFAFQDAVIRYGLEAQVDFVVIAGDLFEQRQILPATLNQAQVVLNQLKAANIPVLAIEGNHDYRPYGTKTSWLKYLSDLGLLYLLEPDEHEILQAWDESAGTGGYLDLACGVRVIGSRWYGSAAVTAIKNLAAQIDQLPSGPTTTVMLFHQGLEGQIARYAGALRYQDLLPLKDAGVDYLALGHIHRNYSYENWIFNPGSVEANSIAESQAQTPRGVYLVELKRGKIKAQLQRDYQQRPILRLHLEIRPEQLPNQIEAAAQALVQSHWSETPEAIVELRITGQIGFERSELHVRQLRDQLHRQSQALIFLLKYDVTTTAYETAFSGPELPSRLEIEQTVFTDLLAAQAPYRDVATTLASGLSDLKARVLQQDAPEEQYDYVAALLAGVGLLGDTGSTF, from the coding sequence ATGCCCCGTTTTCTCCATCTGGCCGATGTTCATCTGGGATTTGACAAGTACAACAATCCAGAGCGGACGTTAGATTTTTTCTTTGCCTTTCAGGATGCGGTGATTCGTTATGGCCTGGAGGCGCAGGTGGACTTTGTCGTGATTGCCGGGGATTTGTTTGAACAACGGCAAATTCTTCCCGCCACCTTAAACCAGGCCCAAGTGGTTCTCAATCAACTCAAAGCAGCTAATATTCCCGTGCTGGCCATTGAGGGCAACCATGATTACCGCCCCTATGGGACAAAAACCAGTTGGCTGAAATATCTCTCGGATTTGGGATTACTCTATTTGCTGGAGCCAGATGAGCATGAAATCCTTCAGGCCTGGGATGAATCGGCAGGAACGGGCGGGTATCTGGATCTGGCCTGCGGGGTGCGGGTGATTGGCTCCCGGTGGTATGGCTCTGCGGCCGTGACGGCGATCAAAAACTTAGCAGCCCAAATTGACCAACTTCCCTCCGGCCCCACGACTACAGTGATGTTGTTTCATCAGGGCTTGGAAGGACAAATTGCTCGCTATGCTGGAGCCTTACGCTATCAAGATCTGCTGCCCCTGAAAGATGCGGGTGTGGATTACTTGGCCCTTGGGCATATTCACCGCAACTACAGCTACGAGAATTGGATTTTCAATCCGGGTTCTGTAGAAGCTAACTCCATTGCCGAAAGCCAAGCTCAAACCCCACGGGGAGTATATCTAGTTGAATTGAAGCGGGGCAAAATTAAGGCCCAACTCCAACGAGACTACCAGCAACGGCCCATCCTGCGGCTGCACTTGGAGATCAGGCCAGAACAACTACCTAACCAGATTGAAGCAGCCGCCCAAGCTTTAGTGCAGTCCCACTGGTCGGAAACGCCTGAAGCCATAGTTGAACTCCGCATCACCGGCCAAATTGGTTTTGAGCGGTCTGAACTCCATGTCCGTCAATTGCGGGATCAGTTGCACCGCCAAAGTCAAGCTTTGATTTTTCTACTAAAATATGATGTAACCACCACCGCCTACGAAACCGCCTTTTCCGGCCCAGAGTTACCCAGTCGCCTTGAGATTGAACAGACGGTCTTCACCGATCTCCTCGCTGCCCAGGCCCCCTATCGAGACGTGGCGACAACCTTGGCTAGCGGATTATCCGATTTAAAAGCGCGGGTTTTACAGCAGGATGCCCCCGAAGAGCAGTATGACTATGTTGCGGCTCTGCTAGCAGGGGTAGGCTTGCTTGGGGACACTGGGAGCACGTTCTAA
- a CDS encoding Uma2 family endonuclease, with product MANLAPTITALDTFLRQPNIEASPAWEFINGQTYQKPMPTLYHSRLQRNLVNWINQHPRDYEAIQELRCLVPPFSPVPDISVIALSRLPESDGPFIGAPDWLIEIRSPDQNTLDLQAKIVHCLSQGTQLAWLIDLQKQQVWAWQGESLPLIYEAQQVLPTLIGIPGLAVVTLMEMTQAQGQERGFSSSG from the coding sequence ATGGCCAACTTAGCCCCAACAATCACGGCTCTGGATACCTTCCTGAGGCAACCTAATATTGAGGCATCCCCGGCCTGGGAGTTCATCAATGGGCAAACCTACCAAAAGCCAATGCCAACCCTCTATCATTCTCGGTTACAGCGAAATTTGGTGAACTGGATTAACCAACATCCTAGAGATTATGAAGCAATCCAAGAACTTCGTTGCCTTGTCCCCCCGTTTTCTCCTGTGCCCGATATTTCTGTCATTGCCCTAAGCCGCTTACCTGAGTCTGATGGGCCGTTCATAGGTGCCCCCGATTGGTTGATTGAAATTCGCTCACCTGACCAAAATACCTTGGACTTACAAGCCAAGATTGTCCATTGCCTATCCCAGGGAACCCAACTGGCCTGGTTAATTGATTTGCAAAAACAACAGGTCTGGGCCTGGCAAGGGGAGTCATTGCCCCTGATCTATGAAGCTCAGCAGGTTTTACCAACGTTAATAGGCATCCCCGGCCTGGCAGTTGTGACCTTGATGGAGATGACTCAAGCACAAGGCCAGGAAAGAGGATTTTCTAGCTCTGGGTGA
- the fabZ gene encoding 3-hydroxyacyl-ACP dehydratase FabZ: MPTLTSPAAQASTHPDPNHSVLSVIEIQALLPHRYPFLLVDRIIDYVPGSRAVGLKNVTVNEPFFQGHFPGRPIMPGVLIVEAMAQVGGVILMQMGDLKGKLSMFAGIDKVRFRRPVTPGDQLILTAELICIKQQRFGKMQGKAEVNGQLACEGEMMFSLVD; encoded by the coding sequence ATGCCCACCTTGACCTCCCCTGCGGCCCAGGCCTCGACCCACCCCGACCCTAATCACTCGGTTTTATCGGTGATTGAAATTCAAGCCCTCCTCCCCCATCGCTACCCATTTTTATTGGTGGATCGCATCATTGACTATGTTCCAGGGTCGCGGGCTGTGGGCCTGAAAAATGTCACGGTGAATGAACCCTTCTTCCAAGGCCACTTTCCGGGGCGGCCGATCATGCCGGGGGTGTTGATTGTCGAAGCCATGGCCCAAGTGGGTGGGGTAATTCTGATGCAAATGGGGGATCTCAAGGGGAAATTATCCATGTTTGCTGGCATTGACAAGGTGAGGTTTCGCCGTCCCGTCACCCCTGGGGATCAATTAATTTTAACAGCGGAATTGATCTGCATTAAACAACAGCGATTTGGCAAAATGCAAGGGAAGGCAGAGGTGAACGGACAACTGGCCTGTGAAGGAGAGATGATGTTTTCCTTAGTGGATTGA
- a CDS encoding BamA/TamA family outer membrane protein, translating into MTEKLFLLLSRASGFSGLLALPTVLAWGWLTPALSAQEQPDITPLNSALVANPLEFGQVGDDRSIPSPGMTPARPGSAETQFETLLPTPPDRFPIAQTPAPPPAPTTTEPPVPPSPPAASSPAVPTPPDATPPEPTTPQPPAPPPPTTTQPPAPDEPRVLIAEVVVQGAKTPELEQLVYQVISTRPGGTATRTQLQQDANAIFSTGFFADVKVDPSDTPLGVRVTFVVQPYPVLRGVQVAGNQILKQEKVTEIFAPQVGKNINLRQIQEGIEQINKFYQDNGYILGQVVGTPQVDPDGVVTLQVAEGVVEKISLKFLNKEDEPTKQNTQDFVILRELRTQPGSVLNQDTVQKDLKSLFDLNLFEDVKVSLDPGEDPRKVVMVLNIKERNTGSISAGAGYSSAAGLFGTISFQQNNLFGRNYKFNSEIQAGTQGDILFDIGFTDPWIKGDPYRTSYTANIFNRLTVPYVFTGGPTEVTLANGDWVRINRLGASIFFTRPFTTDPDLMPKAWTGSLGLQYQNVSSRDASLAIVSTDELGDCLTFSCTGVDDLLTVQAAILRDLRDDPLRPTSGSVIRVGLEQSIPVGSGSIFMSKFRGSYSYFIPVKFLRFDGPQTIAINLQAGTVVGDLPPYESFTLGGVNSVRGWGEGELGSGRSFIQGTLEYRFPIVSIVGGALFVDAATTLDSQSAVFGIPGVVRGKPGEGLGYGAGVRVNTPLGNIRIDFGFNNQGGSAISFGIGERF; encoded by the coding sequence GTGACAGAAAAACTATTTTTACTCCTCAGCCGTGCGTCTGGCTTCTCGGGACTTTTGGCTCTCCCAACAGTCTTGGCCTGGGGTTGGCTGACTCCAGCGTTATCGGCCCAAGAACAACCGGATATTACCCCTCTTAACTCTGCTCTTGTCGCCAATCCGCTTGAGTTTGGACAGGTTGGGGATGATCGGTCTATTCCTTCCCCAGGGATGACCCCGGCCCGGCCTGGTTCGGCAGAAACTCAATTTGAGACCCTTTTACCGACACCCCCAGACAGATTCCCCATCGCCCAGACCCCAGCCCCGCCGCCCGCCCCCACCACTACAGAACCCCCAGTCCCACCATCCCCCCCGGCTGCCTCATCCCCAGCAGTCCCAACTCCGCCGGATGCCACTCCACCTGAACCAACTACACCCCAACCGCCTGCTCCACCCCCCCCAACCACAACCCAACCTCCTGCCCCTGATGAACCGCGGGTTTTAATTGCGGAGGTGGTTGTCCAAGGGGCGAAAACGCCGGAACTTGAGCAATTAGTCTATCAAGTGATTTCAACCCGGCCGGGGGGAACAGCAACCCGGACGCAACTGCAACAGGATGCCAACGCCATCTTTAGTACGGGCTTTTTTGCCGATGTCAAAGTCGATCCCTCAGATACACCCTTGGGGGTGCGAGTCACCTTTGTAGTCCAGCCCTATCCAGTCCTACGGGGTGTGCAAGTGGCTGGCAATCAAATTCTTAAGCAGGAAAAAGTAACGGAAATCTTTGCTCCCCAAGTGGGCAAGAATATTAACCTGCGCCAAATTCAAGAAGGCATTGAGCAAATCAACAAGTTCTACCAAGATAACGGCTATATCCTTGGCCAAGTCGTGGGTACGCCGCAGGTGGATCCGGATGGGGTGGTGACGTTGCAAGTGGCGGAAGGGGTAGTCGAGAAAATTAGTCTCAAGTTCCTCAACAAAGAAGACGAACCTACCAAGCAAAATACCCAAGACTTTGTCATTCTCCGGGAACTACGCACCCAACCTGGCAGTGTTCTGAATCAAGATACGGTTCAAAAAGATCTGAAGAGCCTCTTTGACTTAAACCTGTTTGAGGATGTCAAGGTTAGCCTGGATCCTGGGGAAGATCCCCGTAAGGTGGTCATGGTCCTAAACATCAAAGAGCGAAACACAGGCAGTATTTCCGCTGGAGCTGGGTATAGTTCTGCGGCGGGTTTGTTTGGGACAATCAGTTTCCAGCAAAATAATCTTTTTGGACGTAACTATAAGTTTAATTCGGAAATCCAGGCCGGGACGCAAGGGGACATCCTCTTTGACATTGGTTTTACGGATCCTTGGATCAAAGGCGATCCCTACCGGACTTCCTACACAGCAAACATCTTTAACCGCCTGACCGTGCCCTATGTGTTTACGGGTGGGCCGACGGAAGTCACCTTAGCCAATGGAGATTGGGTGCGGATTAACCGCTTGGGGGCCAGTATCTTCTTTACCCGGCCGTTTACCACAGACCCCGATCTGATGCCCAAGGCCTGGACGGGTTCTCTGGGCTTGCAGTATCAAAATGTCTCGTCACGGGATGCCTCATTGGCCATTGTTTCCACCGATGAGCTAGGGGACTGCTTGACCTTTAGTTGTACAGGGGTAGATGACCTATTGACAGTCCAGGCGGCGATTCTCCGGGATTTGCGGGATGATCCTCTGCGGCCAACCAGTGGCTCAGTGATCCGAGTTGGCCTGGAACAATCCATTCCAGTTGGCTCCGGCAGTATTTTTATGAGTAAGTTTCGGGGCAGTTACAGCTATTTCATTCCGGTGAAATTCCTCCGTTTTGATGGCCCCCAAACCATTGCCATTAACCTCCAGGCCGGGACGGTGGTGGGGGATTTACCGCCCTATGAGTCCTTTACCTTGGGGGGTGTCAACTCGGTCCGGGGTTGGGGTGAGGGAGAATTGGGCAGTGGGCGTAGTTTTATCCAAGGGACTTTGGAGTATCGTTTCCCAATTGTCAGTATTGTTGGCGGCGCGCTCTTTGTTGATGCAGCTACAACCCTTGACTCGCAAAGTGCCGTATTTGGGATTCCAGGGGTCGTCCGCGGCAAACCAGGGGAAGGCCTGGGCTATGGGGCAGGGGTACGGGTGAATACCCCCCTCGGTAATATTCGGATTGATTTTGGCTTTAATAACCAAGGTGGGAGTGCCATCAGCTTTGGAATTGGGGAGCGTTTCTAA
- the trpD gene encoding anthranilate phosphoribosyltransferase, with protein MIDATALLRQLLAGESLSRSQAKDLMQGWLGSVIPPVLSGAILAAIQAKGVRADELAGMAETLLEQSPGQAWDLGVPLVDTCGTGGDGSGTFNISTAVAFVVAAAGVKVAKHGNRSISSRVGSADVLEALGINLQTDTARVKAALNEVGITFLFAPGWHPAMKAVAEIRKTLGVRTVFNLLGPLVNPFRPTGQVIGVYSPAYLEPMATALQQLGTRRAIVLHGREGVDEAGLGGLTDLAVINPTTQAIETQVLEPEALGLTPAPITAIHGGSLTENVTILTQVLQGKGTQAQMDVVALNAGLVLQVGEAVVDLPAGIKVARTVLDSGGAWDILTALVKFTQS; from the coding sequence ATGATTGACGCGACCGCACTCTTACGGCAACTCCTTGCGGGTGAATCCCTCAGCCGTAGCCAAGCCAAAGATCTGATGCAGGGGTGGTTAGGGTCTGTGATTCCACCGGTATTGTCGGGGGCAATTTTAGCGGCAATCCAGGCCAAGGGTGTGAGAGCCGATGAGCTGGCAGGGATGGCAGAAACTCTCCTAGAACAGTCACCGGGCCAGGCCTGGGATTTGGGTGTGCCCCTAGTGGATACCTGTGGGACAGGGGGAGATGGCAGTGGGACGTTCAATATTTCTACGGCAGTGGCGTTTGTGGTGGCGGCGGCAGGGGTTAAGGTGGCCAAACATGGGAATCGTTCTATTTCCAGTCGGGTTGGTTCAGCAGATGTTTTAGAGGCCTTGGGCATTAATCTCCAAACCGATACGGCCCGGGTCAAAGCCGCCCTAAACGAGGTTGGAATTACCTTTCTATTTGCACCGGGTTGGCACCCAGCGATGAAAGCCGTGGCGGAAATTCGCAAAACGTTGGGAGTAAGAACCGTGTTTAACCTCCTCGGCCCCTTGGTGAATCCCTTTCGACCCACAGGCCAGGTGATTGGAGTGTACAGTCCCGCCTATTTAGAACCCATGGCCACCGCCTTACAACAATTGGGAACCCGCCGGGCGATTGTCCTCCATGGGCGCGAGGGAGTCGATGAGGCCGGGCTAGGAGGACTTACAGATTTAGCCGTGATCAACCCCACAACCCAAGCCATTGAAACTCAGGTACTAGAACCAGAAGCCCTAGGTTTAACTCCGGCACCAATTACTGCAATTCATGGAGGAAGCTTAACGGAAAATGTGACAATTCTCACCCAAGTCCTTCAAGGCAAAGGCACCCAAGCCCAAATGGATGTTGTGGCCTTAAACGCGGGCCTAGTGTTGCAAGTGGGGGAAGCCGTGGTAGATTTACCCGCCGGCATTAAAGTTGCCCGGACTGTTTTAGACAGTGGCGGGGCTTGGGATATACTCACGGCCTTGGTTAAGTTCACCCAGAGCTAG
- a CDS encoding phasin family protein, which yields MDNSNLLQQLLLIGVGTTSLITEKVRGMTDQWVQEGRLNPDQAKAMIDEIVNHLKADASGIEGGLQRQFQQFLEELGVPQQTEMDELRGRIDRLERRLRDLENRLWQ from the coding sequence ATGGACAACAGTAATCTGCTTCAGCAACTCCTCCTGATTGGGGTCGGAACAACGTCTTTAATTACGGAAAAAGTCCGGGGGATGACGGATCAGTGGGTCCAGGAAGGCCGCCTCAATCCCGACCAGGCCAAGGCGATGATTGATGAGATTGTCAACCACCTCAAAGCCGATGCCTCAGGAATAGAAGGGGGCTTGCAGCGGCAATTTCAGCAGTTTTTAGAAGAATTAGGCGTGCCCCAACAAACGGAAATGGATGAACTACGGGGACGGATTGATCGCTTAGAGCGACGGTTACGGGATTTAGAAAATCGCCTCTGGCAGTAA
- the cpdA gene encoding 3',5'-cyclic-AMP phosphodiesterase, translated as MVRALHLVQVSDTHLFAEPTGKLLGLVTADSFQSVLSTVQALAPAPDLLILTGDLAQDHQAKTYQYLRTLMASLTTPIYWLAGNHDQPELMVQELSHPPFNGIKAFQAGGWQFILLSSHLPGHVHGHLSQETLTDLSTQLQQASDRPTLVALHHPPFLVGSQWLDGSRLDNPEDLFAVLALFPQVKLVLFGHIHQEFQQERQGITYLGTPSTCIQFLPASQEFGLEPVGPGFRQVWLYPDGAWETKVTRVDFSTQVDATATGY; from the coding sequence ATGGTTCGCGCCCTGCATCTAGTCCAAGTCAGTGACACCCATTTGTTTGCCGAACCGACAGGAAAGCTTTTGGGACTGGTCACGGCTGATTCCTTTCAATCGGTCTTAAGTACCGTCCAGGCCCTAGCACCAGCCCCTGATCTTTTAATACTGACGGGGGATTTAGCCCAAGACCATCAAGCTAAAACCTATCAATATTTGCGTACCCTCATGGCCTCACTGACTACGCCAATCTATTGGTTGGCAGGGAATCATGATCAACCCGAGTTGATGGTGCAAGAACTCAGTCATCCCCCCTTCAATGGGATCAAAGCGTTCCAGGCCGGGGGGTGGCAATTTATCTTATTAAGTTCCCATTTGCCGGGTCATGTTCATGGTCACTTGAGCCAGGAAACGTTGACAGACTTAAGCACCCAACTCCAACAAGCCTCCGATCGTCCCACCCTTGTTGCCCTCCATCACCCCCCTTTTTTAGTCGGTTCCCAATGGCTAGATGGCAGTCGCTTAGATAATCCTGAAGACCTGTTCGCGGTTTTGGCGTTGTTCCCCCAAGTTAAGTTAGTTCTGTTTGGGCATATTCATCAGGAGTTTCAGCAGGAGCGACAAGGGATCACCTATCTTGGTACACCTTCGACCTGCATTCAGTTTTTACCCGCAAGCCAGGAATTTGGGTTAGAGCCAGTGGGGCCAGGATTTCGGCAGGTCTGGTTATATCCCGATGGGGCCTGGGAAACGAAAGTGACGCGAGTTGATTTTTCGACGCAGGTTGATGCTACTGCCACCGGCTACTAA
- a CDS encoding TlyA family RNA methyltransferase produces the protein MAAGKPPKQRLDLLIVQRQLSLDPSGPLSRQQAQRLIQAGQVRVNQQIIDKPGTLISPQAAIEIKQRPPYVSRGGEKLAGALAKFPIGLEGRICLDAGISTGGFTDCLLQAGARRVYGIDVGYGQVDWGLRQNPRLILKERTNIRYLQPRDLYQPDDPWPNLAVADVSFISLTKILPALVNLLIAPKELLLLVKPQFEVGRELVGKSGVVKDVQAQATAIQKVLEASEHLGWLAQGLTPSPLLGPAGNREFFLWLNTHSSTQTPAPIQIEQICQQTASGELFSSRWQ, from the coding sequence ATGGCTGCGGGTAAACCTCCTAAACAACGCTTAGACCTGCTGATCGTCCAGCGTCAACTGAGTCTAGACCCTAGCGGCCCCCTCTCCCGTCAACAGGCCCAGCGGCTGATCCAGGCCGGTCAGGTCAGAGTCAACCAGCAAATCATTGATAAGCCGGGTACACTGATTTCTCCCCAGGCCGCGATTGAAATCAAACAACGCCCCCCCTATGTGTCCCGCGGTGGCGAAAAACTGGCCGGAGCCTTGGCCAAATTCCCGATTGGACTGGAAGGGCGGATCTGTTTAGATGCGGGTATTTCGACGGGGGGATTTACGGATTGTCTCTTGCAGGCCGGAGCTAGGCGCGTCTATGGCATTGACGTGGGCTATGGGCAGGTGGATTGGGGACTGCGGCAAAACCCCCGTCTGATTCTCAAAGAGCGAACCAATATCCGTTACTTACAGCCCAGGGATCTGTATCAACCCGATGATCCCTGGCCCAACTTGGCCGTGGCAGATGTCTCGTTTATTTCCTTAACTAAAATTTTGCCAGCCCTAGTCAATCTCTTAATTGCCCCCAAAGAACTGCTCCTCCTCGTCAAGCCCCAATTTGAGGTAGGCCGAGAACTGGTGGGTAAAAGCGGGGTGGTCAAGGATGTTCAAGCCCAGGCCACGGCGATTCAAAAAGTCCTAGAGGCATCTGAACATCTTGGCTGGTTGGCCCAAGGCTTAACCCCTTCTCCCTTACTTGGCCCGGCCGGTAATCGAGAGTTTTTTCTGTGGCTCAATACTCATTCCTCTACACAAACCCCGGCCCCCATCCAGATTGAACAGATTTGCCAGCAAACCGCTTCAGGAGAGTTGTTTAGTAGCCGGTGGCAGTAG
- a CDS encoding FKBP-type peptidyl-prolyl cis-trans isomerase: protein MQNIIISLAVVVVCALVIVIAQLVTPTGPVNADPLDQGQPTRTTISTDPTPLLAQTPPLPTQPMTQSSDADYTTTPSGLKYRDLKVGTGVEPKKGQVVVVDYTGTLTNGKTFDSSRDRGQPFQFTIGVGQVIKGWDEGVGTMRVGGRRELVIPANLAYGSRAVGGVIPANSTLVFDVELLGVK, encoded by the coding sequence GTGCAAAATATTATAATCAGTCTAGCGGTCGTCGTTGTTTGTGCCCTAGTTATTGTCATTGCTCAACTGGTGACACCCACGGGGCCGGTGAATGCGGATCCCCTGGATCAGGGACAACCCACCAGGACAACCATCTCTACCGATCCGACTCCGCTCCTGGCCCAAACTCCTCCTCTCCCAACTCAACCTATGACCCAATCTTCTGATGCTGATTACACGACCACCCCCTCAGGCCTGAAATATCGCGATCTGAAGGTCGGCACCGGGGTTGAACCGAAAAAAGGGCAGGTTGTCGTGGTGGACTATACCGGCACTCTGACCAATGGCAAAACCTTTGATAGCTCGCGGGATCGGGGACAGCCGTTTCAGTTCACCATTGGTGTCGGGCAAGTGATTAAAGGCTGGGATGAAGGGGTCGGCACCATGCGCGTTGGCGGCCGGCGTGAATTAGTGATTCCGGCCAACTTAGCCTATGGCTCTCGGGCTGTGGGTGGTGTGATTCCGGCCAACTCGACCTTGGTGTTTGATGTGGAACTCTTAGGGGTCAAGTGA
- the thrC gene encoding threonine synthase, producing MTSTLTLPTAQAWQGLIHAYRSYLPVSETTPIITLHEGNTPLIPVPRIAAAIGRGVKVYVKYDGLNPTGSFKDRGMTMAISKAKEAGAKAVICASTGNTSAAAAAYARRGGLRAYVLIPEGYVAQGKLAQALLYGAEVLAIQGNFDRALEIVREMAETYPITLVNSVNPYRLEGQKTAAFEVVDALGDAPDWLCIPMGNAGNITAYWMGFCQYHEQNKGTRLPRMMGFQAAGSAPLVTGEICQHPETIATAIRIGNPANWQRALAVRAASQGDFQAVTDSEILVAYRMLAGEEGIFCEPASAASVAGLLKNQAQIPSGATIVCVLTGNGLKDPDTALQQETTQFHRNVVPELANVAEIMGF from the coding sequence TTGACCTCGACGTTAACCTTACCCACCGCCCAGGCCTGGCAGGGACTGATCCACGCTTATCGGAGCTACTTACCCGTTTCCGAGACTACGCCCATTATTACCCTCCACGAAGGCAACACTCCCCTGATTCCCGTGCCGCGGATTGCCGCCGCCATTGGTCGGGGGGTCAAAGTCTATGTCAAATACGATGGTCTTAATCCCACGGGCAGCTTCAAGGATCGGGGCATGACCATGGCCATCTCCAAAGCCAAAGAAGCCGGGGCCAAGGCGGTGATCTGTGCCAGTACAGGGAACACCTCGGCGGCAGCGGCGGCCTATGCCAGACGGGGAGGCTTACGGGCCTATGTCCTGATTCCCGAAGGCTATGTAGCCCAAGGTAAACTAGCCCAGGCCCTGCTTTATGGGGCGGAAGTCTTGGCGATTCAGGGGAACTTTGACCGGGCCTTAGAAATTGTTCGAGAAATGGCCGAAACCTACCCGATTACCCTGGTTAATTCTGTCAATCCCTATCGTTTAGAAGGGCAAAAAACGGCGGCTTTTGAAGTGGTGGATGCCTTGGGTGATGCCCCGGATTGGTTGTGTATTCCCATGGGGAACGCGGGCAATATTACGGCCTATTGGATGGGCTTTTGCCAATATCACGAGCAAAATAAAGGCACACGCTTACCCCGAATGATGGGTTTTCAAGCGGCGGGTTCGGCTCCCCTAGTTACCGGAGAAATTTGTCAACATCCCGAAACCATTGCAACGGCGATTCGGATTGGGAATCCAGCCAATTGGCAACGGGCCTTAGCCGTACGCGCCGCCAGTCAAGGGGACTTTCAGGCCGTCACCGATAGCGAGATTTTGGTGGCCTATCGTATGTTGGCGGGCGAAGAGGGAATTTTCTGTGAACCGGCCAGCGCGGCTTCGGTGGCGGGACTCCTGAAAAATCAGGCCCAAATCCCTAGTGGGGCCACGATTGTTTGCGTCCTCACCGGCAATGGCCTCAAGGATCCCGATACGGCTTTGCAACAGGAGACGACCCAGTTTCATCGTAATGTTGTCCCTGAATTGGCCAATGTGGCTGAAATTATGGGGTTTTAG
- the lpxC gene encoding UDP-3-O-acyl-N-acetylglucosamine deacetylase yields MPETSLPEITFATPAHGQMFPAQKTLAQAITIAGVGLHSGLEVRVELQPAAVDQGRQFRRIDLGDGPMIPAQIKFVRATQLSTELATEQGSVRTIEHLLAALLIAGVDNLVIALDGPEVPLLDGSAQAWLTALSSVGLIQQNAPKAQSFLSEPVYVQAGDSFALALPAPETRLTYGIDFSDYAAIGQQWFSCLVRDLAGEIAPARTFGLAEQVAQLQAAGLIKGGSLENALVCSHSGWVNPPLRFINEPVRHKILDFWGDLALLGTPPVAHYVAYKASHTLHTRLAQTIAATPSSTPSP; encoded by the coding sequence ATGCCTGAAACTTCTTTACCGGAGATTACGTTTGCGACTCCTGCTCACGGACAAATGTTTCCAGCCCAAAAAACCCTGGCCCAGGCCATCACGATTGCGGGCGTAGGACTCCATTCCGGCCTGGAGGTTAGGGTGGAATTGCAACCCGCTGCGGTCGATCAAGGGCGACAATTCAGGCGGATAGACTTAGGGGATGGCCCCATGATTCCCGCTCAGATAAAATTTGTGAGAGCCACCCAACTTTCTACAGAATTAGCTACTGAGCAGGGTTCTGTCCGCACGATTGAGCATTTATTAGCGGCGTTGCTCATTGCTGGCGTGGATAATCTCGTTATTGCCTTGGATGGCCCAGAAGTCCCCCTCTTGGATGGCTCGGCCCAGGCCTGGTTAACGGCCCTAAGCTCAGTAGGTCTGATCCAACAAAATGCCCCTAAGGCCCAATCCTTCCTGAGTGAGCCAGTCTATGTCCAGGCCGGAGATAGTTTTGCCCTGGCGTTACCGGCCCCTGAAACCCGCCTGACCTATGGGATTGATTTTTCCGACTATGCAGCGATTGGCCAACAGTGGTTTAGCTGCCTGGTGAGGGATTTGGCCGGTGAAATTGCCCCCGCCCGTACCTTTGGCCTGGCCGAACAAGTTGCGCAACTGCAAGCAGCGGGATTGATCAAAGGTGGTAGCCTAGAAAATGCTTTGGTTTGTAGCCATTCTGGTTGGGTGAATCCTCCCTTGCGCTTTATCAATGAGCCAGTCCGTCACAAGATCTTGGACTTTTGGGGAGATTTAGCCCTGTTGGGAACACCCCCTGTCGCCCATTATGTAGCGTACAAAGCGAGTCATACCCTCCACACCCGTTTAGCCCAGACCATTGCCGCTACTCCCTCTTCTACCCCGTCCCCCTAA